A genomic window from Gymnodinialimonas ceratoperidinii includes:
- a CDS encoding peptidoglycan-binding protein, protein MPLRAPVLVTALMTSALGGFTAPAAQADTALLMVNDRYRNAQNLRQAEPVEELRAELLDAGFDVITVTDGDGGDLREGLSRLLDAEEEGRILIAAVGHFARADSDSWLLGTTTDEPSLASVGGEGLSLSVMLEAAQSAQGRAVVMLGLERRRIDLGRGLSAGIGRIEAPQGVTVLAGTPDDLAAFTTDYLLTPGSDMTQALRDAGNLRAFGFVSSAVSFIPAETDEAEEQVRPTPPAQPSQANADEVALWEAAIELNTLGAYRAYLRRYPNGTFAGEAQARVDGFEADPEAEARATEDALGLDRSQRQQIQRNLSILEYNTRGIDGIFGNGTRSAIRGWQSARGFEVTGYLTRSQVNALSQQAAARAAELEEAARIAQEAREREDRAYWQVTGQGTSERGARTYLERYPDGLFAEQAEARLAEAERAARAEAEARDRAAWDATRGADTVAAYRDYLETYPEGAFRQQAQARIDQLNGRGNGGGGFNQAQIAEFEAREAALNLPTVTRSLIEQRLEVLGLEPGRVDGRFDNRSRRAIRRYQQSRGMDVTGYLNQNVVVRLLAETVGGILQLNGVVD, encoded by the coding sequence ATGCCATTGCGTGCTCCCGTACTTGTCACCGCCTTGATGACCTCGGCCCTGGGCGGGTTCACCGCCCCCGCCGCGCAGGCGGACACGGCGCTTTTGATGGTCAACGACCGCTATCGCAACGCGCAAAACCTGCGGCAGGCCGAGCCGGTGGAAGAACTGCGGGCCGAGCTGCTCGACGCCGGTTTCGATGTGATCACCGTCACCGATGGCGATGGCGGCGACCTGCGCGAGGGGCTCTCGCGGCTACTCGATGCGGAGGAGGAAGGCCGCATCCTGATCGCTGCCGTCGGCCATTTCGCGCGGGCCGACAGCGATAGCTGGCTCCTCGGCACCACGACGGACGAGCCCTCCCTCGCCTCGGTCGGCGGCGAGGGGTTGAGCCTCTCGGTCATGCTGGAAGCAGCGCAAAGCGCACAGGGACGGGCGGTCGTGATGCTGGGGCTGGAGCGGCGGCGGATCGACCTCGGCCGCGGATTGAGCGCTGGCATCGGCCGCATCGAGGCGCCGCAGGGCGTGACGGTTCTGGCCGGTACGCCCGATGACCTGGCCGCGTTCACAACCGATTACCTGCTGACCCCCGGCAGCGACATGACGCAAGCCCTGCGGGATGCGGGTAACCTGCGCGCGTTCGGTTTCGTCTCCTCCGCCGTCTCCTTCATCCCGGCGGAGACCGACGAGGCGGAGGAGCAGGTACGGCCGACGCCACCGGCGCAACCGAGCCAGGCCAACGCCGACGAAGTTGCCCTGTGGGAGGCGGCGATCGAGCTGAATACCCTTGGCGCCTACCGCGCCTACCTGCGCCGCTATCCCAACGGCACCTTTGCCGGTGAGGCCCAGGCCCGGGTCGATGGATTCGAGGCCGATCCCGAGGCCGAGGCGCGGGCCACCGAGGATGCCCTGGGGCTGGACCGGTCGCAGCGGCAGCAGATTCAGCGCAACCTCTCGATCCTTGAATACAACACGCGGGGCATCGACGGGATTTTCGGCAACGGCACCCGCTCGGCCATTCGCGGCTGGCAATCGGCGCGCGGCTTCGAGGTTACCGGCTACCTGACCCGGTCGCAGGTCAACGCCCTGAGCCAGCAGGCCGCGGCCCGTGCCGCAGAACTGGAGGAAGCCGCGCGCATCGCACAGGAAGCGCGCGAGCGTGAGGATCGCGCCTATTGGCAGGTCACCGGGCAGGGTACCTCGGAGCGGGGCGCGCGCACCTACCTTGAGCGCTACCCCGACGGATTGTTCGCAGAGCAGGCCGAAGCGCGGCTGGCAGAAGCCGAGCGCGCGGCCCGCGCGGAAGCCGAGGCCCGTGACCGGGCCGCCTGGGACGCCACGCGCGGCGCCGATACGGTGGCCGCCTACCGCGACTACCTCGAGACCTACCCCGAGGGCGCGTTCCGACAGCAGGCGCAGGCGCGAATCGATCAGTTGAACGGGCGCGGCAACGGCGGGGGCGGCTTCAACCAGGCGCAGATCGCGGAGTTCGAGGCCCGCGAAGCCGCGCTGAACCTGCCGACGGTCACGCGGTCCCTCATCGAGCAACGGCTGGAGGTCCTGGGGCTGGAGCCGGGGCGGGTCGACGGGCGGTTCGACAACCGCAGCCGCCGCGCGATCCGGCGGTATCAGCAATCGCGGGGGATGGACGTGACGGGTTATCTCAACCAGAACGTCGTCGTGCGACTGCTGGCAGAAACCGTCGGCGGCATCCTGCAGCTGAACGGAGTGGTTGATTGA
- a CDS encoding DUF4329 domain-containing protein — translation MNNTPWRAAALAALLAAIAGAACAQDAAELAAARGALLQLQARSFAENVEYCGYVGRLPDGRLTATEVTRGDSWGCLSRANESRFVEIVASFHTHAGFDRGADSEVPSTNDMRGDIEERVNGYVATPGGRLWYIDYRRAEARQVCGLGCMGQDPGFVPGDAGPIAASYTYRQLQDRER, via the coding sequence TTGAATAATACCCCTTGGCGGGCCGCAGCCCTTGCGGCCCTTCTTGCGGCCATCGCCGGTGCGGCCTGCGCGCAGGACGCGGCCGAACTGGCCGCGGCCCGTGGCGCGCTGCTGCAACTGCAGGCGCGCAGTTTCGCCGAAAATGTCGAATATTGCGGCTATGTCGGACGCCTGCCGGACGGGCGGCTTACGGCCACCGAGGTCACGCGGGGCGACAGTTGGGGCTGTCTGAGCCGCGCCAACGAAAGCCGTTTCGTCGAAATCGTCGCAAGTTTTCACACCCATGCGGGCTTCGACCGTGGCGCCGACAGCGAGGTGCCGAGCACCAACGACATGCGCGGTGATATCGAGGAACGGGTGAACGGCTATGTTGCCACGCCGGGCGGGCGTCTGTGGTACATTGACTACCGCCGCGCCGAGGCGCGACAGGTCTGCGGGCTGGGGTGCATGGGACAGGATCCGGGCTTCGTGCCGGGTGACGCCGGCCCCATCGCGGCGAGCTACACTTACCGTCAGTTGCAGGACCGCGAGCGCTAG
- the ykgO gene encoding type B 50S ribosomal protein L36 translates to MKVKNSLRSLKNRHRDCRVVRRKGRVYVINKTQRRFKARQG, encoded by the coding sequence ATGAAGGTCAAGAACTCGCTCCGCTCGCTCAAGAACCGCCATCGCGATTGCCGCGTTGTGCGCCGTAAGGGCCGCGTCTACGTCATCAACAAGACGCAGCGCCGGTTCAAAGCCCGCCAGGGCTAA
- a CDS encoding N-formylglutamate amidohydrolase has product MHPPYRLHLPRETTSSVVVASPHSGRHYAPSFLAASVLDERAIRSSEDAFIDRVVAEAPALGAPLLVAEWPRAYLDLNRSVDELDPAVVEGVARGAQTPRINSGLGVVPRVVANGRAIYRGKLTRAEAEVRIAAIWHPYHGKLAALMDAARAEFGRAVLLDFHSMPHEALESVVRPGLPRPEIVLGDRFGASAASEIVDVLEAGFVEAGLTVSRNAPFAGAYITQRYGKPDRGHHAIQIEIDRRLYMDERTIRPNGNFDALAQIVAQVLARVIGAMPGRIPLAAE; this is encoded by the coding sequence ATGCACCCCCCTTATCGTCTTCACCTGCCGCGGGAAACGACCAGCTCCGTCGTTGTTGCCTCGCCCCATTCGGGACGCCACTACGCGCCGTCCTTCCTGGCGGCATCGGTGCTGGACGAGCGCGCGATCCGGTCCTCGGAGGACGCGTTTATTGACCGCGTGGTGGCCGAGGCGCCAGCGCTGGGTGCGCCGCTTCTGGTGGCGGAATGGCCGCGCGCCTACCTCGATCTGAACCGGTCGGTGGACGAGCTGGACCCGGCGGTCGTGGAGGGCGTGGCGCGCGGGGCGCAGACGCCGCGGATCAACTCGGGGCTGGGCGTAGTGCCGCGGGTCGTGGCCAACGGACGCGCGATCTACCGGGGCAAGCTGACCCGCGCCGAAGCCGAGGTGCGAATCGCCGCGATCTGGCACCCGTACCACGGCAAGCTGGCCGCGCTGATGGACGCGGCCCGGGCCGAGTTCGGCCGGGCGGTGCTGCTCGATTTCCATTCGATGCCCCACGAGGCGCTGGAGTCAGTGGTCCGGCCCGGGCTGCCGCGCCCGGAGATCGTGCTGGGCGACCGATTTGGAGCTTCGGCGGCAAGCGAGATCGTCGATGTGCTGGAGGCGGGTTTCGTAGAGGCGGGGCTGACCGTCAGCCGCAACGCGCCCTTCGCCGGCGCCTATATCACGCAGCGCTACGGCAAGCCGGACCGCGGCCATCACGCGATCCAGATCGAAATCGACCGGCGACTCTACATGGACGAGCGCACGATCCGGCCGAACGGCAATTTCGACGCCCTCGCGCAGATCGTGGCGCAGGTTCTGGCCCGCGTCATCGGCGCGATGCCGGGGCGTATTCCGCTCGCCGCCGAGTAA
- a CDS encoding DNA polymerase IV, translated as MPALCRDCLETFDDARRCPACRSPRVTSHPELYDLSIAHMDCDAFYASVEKRDNPDLRDKPVIIGGGRRGVVSTACYIARIKGVRSAMPMFQALKLCPEAVVVKGRMDTYVQVSKQIREMMEELTPSIEPLSLDEAFMDLTGTTRLHGKPPAAMLARLVKRMRDEIGITGSIGLSHNKFLAKIASDLDKPRGFSVIGAAETQDFLHDKPVRMIWGIGAVGQASLNKAGIHTFSDLKRWERQALHERFGTMGERLWHLARGEDHRPVKRDRAVKGVSNETTFNEDISDPDLLDGHLWRMAEKVSDRLKAKSIAGRTVTLKLKRADFKLITRRTTLPDATQTADRIYNTARTLFDRMTHPTPYRLLGVGVADLIPDHLADREGNLLDPQEAARLKAERATDAIRDRFGADAILKGRALR; from the coding sequence ATGCCCGCCCTCTGCCGCGATTGCCTGGAAACCTTCGACGATGCACGCCGCTGCCCGGCGTGCCGCTCGCCGCGCGTGACCAGTCACCCCGAGCTCTATGACCTCTCCATCGCCCATATGGACTGTGACGCCTTCTACGCCAGTGTCGAAAAGCGCGATAACCCGGATCTGCGTGACAAGCCGGTGATCATCGGCGGCGGCCGACGCGGCGTGGTCTCGACCGCCTGCTACATCGCGCGCATCAAGGGCGTGCGCTCGGCAATGCCGATGTTCCAGGCCCTGAAACTCTGCCCCGAAGCGGTGGTGGTGAAAGGCCGGATGGATACCTACGTCCAAGTCTCGAAGCAAATCCGCGAGATGATGGAGGAGCTCACCCCCTCCATCGAGCCCCTTTCGCTGGACGAGGCCTTCATGGACCTCACCGGCACCACGCGCCTGCACGGCAAACCACCCGCGGCGATGCTCGCCCGGCTGGTCAAGCGGATGCGCGACGAGATCGGCATTACCGGCTCCATCGGCCTGTCACACAACAAGTTTCTCGCCAAGATCGCCTCCGATCTCGACAAGCCCCGCGGCTTCTCGGTCATCGGCGCGGCGGAGACGCAGGACTTCCTCCACGACAAGCCGGTCCGGATGATCTGGGGCATCGGCGCCGTGGGGCAGGCTTCGCTCAACAAGGCCGGCATCCACACCTTCTCCGACCTCAAGCGGTGGGAGCGTCAGGCGCTGCACGAGCGCTTCGGCACCATGGGCGAGCGTCTCTGGCACCTGGCCCGCGGCGAGGATCACCGCCCAGTCAAGCGCGACCGCGCCGTGAAGGGCGTCTCCAACGAGACCACCTTCAACGAGGACATCTCCGATCCCGATCTGCTCGACGGCCACCTCTGGCGCATGGCCGAGAAAGTGTCGGACCGCCTCAAGGCCAAATCCATTGCCGGGCGCACCGTGACCCTCAAACTCAAGCGTGCCGATTTCAAACTGATCACCCGGCGCACCACCCTGCCCGACGCCACCCAGACCGCCGACCGCATCTACAACACCGCCCGCACGCTGTTCGATCGCATGACCCACCCGACCCCCTACCGGCTTCTGGGCGTCGGCGTGGCCGACCTCATCCCCGACCATCTCGCGGACCGCGAAGGCAACCTCCTTGATCCGCAGGAGGCCGCGCGCCTCAAGGCCGAACGCGCCACGGACGCGATCCGAGACCGCTTCGGCGCCGATGCGATCCTGAAAGGCCGGGCGCTCCGCTGA
- a CDS encoding SPFH domain-containing protein has translation MLDDILAGLGGGGILTVAIALFIILCIYLGIRIVPQSEKYVVERFGRLKSVLGPGINLIVPFLDRVAHKVSVLERQLPNAEQDAITKDNVLVKIDTSVFYRILEPEKTVYRIRDVDGAIATTVAGIVRAEMGKMDLDEVQSNRSALIASIKQQVESAVDDWGIEVTRAEILDVNLDQATRDAMLQQLNAERERRAAVTRAEGQRRAVELAADAELYEAKQVAEARRITADAEAYATGVVAEAIAKGGLEAVQYNIALEQVKAIGTMASGQGSNTIVVPADAVDAFGKAFQMLKGRS, from the coding sequence ATGCTTGATGATATTCTTGCCGGGCTCGGAGGCGGTGGCATTCTGACCGTCGCGATCGCCCTTTTCATTATCCTGTGCATCTATCTCGGCATCCGGATCGTCCCGCAGTCCGAGAAATACGTGGTCGAGCGGTTTGGCCGCCTGAAGTCGGTCCTGGGGCCGGGGATCAACCTGATCGTGCCGTTCCTCGACCGGGTGGCTCACAAGGTCTCCGTGCTGGAGCGGCAGTTGCCCAATGCCGAGCAGGACGCGATCACCAAAGACAACGTGCTGGTGAAGATCGACACCTCGGTCTTCTACCGCATTCTCGAGCCGGAAAAGACGGTCTACCGGATTCGGGACGTGGACGGCGCGATTGCCACCACGGTGGCGGGCATCGTGCGGGCCGAGATGGGCAAGATGGACCTCGACGAGGTGCAATCGAACCGCTCTGCCCTGATCGCCTCCATCAAGCAGCAGGTCGAATCCGCTGTGGACGACTGGGGGATCGAGGTGACACGTGCAGAAATCCTCGATGTGAACCTTGATCAAGCGACACGGGACGCGATGCTGCAACAGCTCAACGCGGAACGCGAACGCCGGGCCGCCGTGACACGCGCCGAGGGCCAGCGCCGCGCCGTCGAACTTGCCGCCGACGCGGAGCTTTATGAGGCCAAGCAAGTTGCCGAAGCGCGCCGGATTACCGCTGATGCCGAAGCCTACGCCACTGGCGTCGTGGCCGAGGCCATCGCCAAGGGCGGCCTGGAAGCGGTGCAATACAACATCGCGCTGGAACAGGTGAAGGCCATCGGCACCATGGCCTCGGGACAGGGCAGCAACACGATCGTTGTCCCCGCCGACGCCGTGGATGCCTTCGGAAAGGCGTTCCAGATGCTGAAAGGACGCAGCTGA
- a CDS encoding NfeD family protein: MEPLWSQWWVWGVAAVALAVGEVLLPSYVLLGFGIGAGVVALLLLVGIPIGGSIPALLLIFAVVSLLAWLGLRRWLGVYQSQVKTFDHDINE, translated from the coding sequence ATGGAGCCGCTCTGGTCACAATGGTGGGTTTGGGGCGTCGCCGCCGTGGCGCTCGCGGTGGGCGAGGTCCTTTTGCCCTCCTACGTGCTTCTGGGCTTTGGCATCGGTGCGGGCGTCGTGGCGTTGCTTTTGCTGGTTGGCATCCCGATCGGCGGCTCGATCCCGGCGCTGCTGCTGATCTTCGCGGTGGTCTCGCTTCTGGCCTGGCTGGGCTTGCGTCGCTGGTTGGGCGTCTATCAGAGCCAGGTGAAGACCTTCGACCACGACATCAACGAGTGA
- the pyrF gene encoding orotidine-5'-phosphate decarboxylase, protein MSDDRLIVALDVPNVVHGLALAEKLGDAVSFYKIGLGMLTGGGLALANELKQDHGKRIFLDMKLFDISATVEAAVRGLAQFNLDFLTVHGDPHVVRAAKEGAAGSATKILAVTILTSLDRSDLDDSLIRDGAIPDLVAERAGLALEAGADGVISSPNEAAMIRALPQAEGRLIVTPGVRPTGAAAGDQKRIATPAKAIADGADHIVVGRPIWQHEDPRAAAEMVLSELA, encoded by the coding sequence ATGTCGGATGATCGTTTAATCGTGGCGCTGGACGTGCCGAACGTGGTGCATGGCCTCGCGCTGGCCGAGAAATTGGGCGACGCCGTCTCGTTCTACAAGATTGGCCTCGGCATGTTGACCGGTGGCGGACTGGCTCTGGCGAACGAGTTGAAACAGGACCATGGCAAGCGCATCTTCCTCGACATGAAGCTCTTCGACATCAGCGCCACGGTGGAAGCCGCCGTGCGTGGCCTGGCGCAGTTCAACCTCGATTTCCTGACCGTCCACGGCGACCCCCACGTGGTCCGCGCCGCCAAGGAAGGTGCCGCTGGCAGTGCCACCAAGATCCTCGCCGTGACGATCCTGACCTCGCTGGATCGCAGCGACCTCGACGATTCCCTGATCCGCGACGGCGCGATCCCCGACCTCGTGGCCGAGCGCGCGGGACTTGCCCTCGAAGCGGGTGCCGACGGGGTGATCTCCTCGCCGAACGAGGCCGCGATGATCCGCGCGCTGCCGCAAGCCGAGGGCCGCCTGATCGTCACCCCCGGCGTCCGCCCCACAGGCGCCGCCGCCGGCGACCAGAAGCGCATCGCGACCCCCGCGAAAGCCATCGCCGATGGCGCCGACCACATCGTGGTGGGCCGCCCGATCTGGCAACACGAAGACCCCCGCGCAGCGGCGGAAATGGTGCTGTCAGAGCTGGCGTAG
- the clpB gene encoding ATP-dependent chaperone ClpB encodes MNLEKFTDRARGFLQAAQTIAQREDHQKLVPEHLLKALLDDEQGLAANLIGRAGGAPERVREALDAAMAKLPVVTGDGAQIYMDKQLAKVLDEAEKVATKAGDSFVPVERILTALAMVKSGAKDALDKGNVNAQALNAAINDLRKGRSADSASAEDNYDALKKYARDLTEAAREGKIDPIIGRDEEIRRAMQVLSRRTKNNPVLIGDPGVGKTAIAEGLALRIINGDVPESLRNKTLMSLDMGALIAGAKYRGEFEERLKAVLNEIADAAGEIILFIDEMHTLVGAGKGDGAMDAANLIKPALARGELHCVGATTLDEYRKYVEKDAALARRFQPLVVEEPTEEDTVSILRGIKEKYELHHGVRISDAALVAAATLSHRYITDRFLPDKAIDLMDEAASRLRMEVDSKPEELDALDRQILQMQIEAEALKQESDAASKDRLEALEKDLGELQEQSAEMTAKWQAERDKLESARSIKERLDHARAELDQAKRNGDLGKAGELSYGVIPQLEKELEAAESQPDDVMVEEAVRPEQIAEVVARWTGIPVAKMLEGEREKLLRMEEELGKRVIGQTQAVSAVSRAVRRARAGLQDEGRPLGSFLFLGPTGVGKTELTKALAEYLFDDDQAMVRIDMSEFMEKHSVARLIGAPPGYVGYDEGGVLTEAVRRRPYQVILFDEVEKAHPEVFNVLLQVLDDGILTDGQGRQVDFKQTLIVLTSNLGSQALSHLPEGADAAQAQKDVMDAVRAHFRPEFLNRLDDMIVFDRLTRDDMDGIVKIQLGRLERRLAERKIELRLDEGAMTWLADEGYDPVFGARPLKRVIQRTLQDQLAEMILAGDAEDGSEISVTAGADGLIVGDRVAPSNRPAPDDAVVH; translated from the coding sequence ATGAACTTAGAGAAGTTCACCGACCGCGCTCGCGGCTTTCTTCAGGCCGCTCAAACCATAGCGCAACGCGAGGATCACCAGAAACTGGTGCCCGAGCATCTACTGAAGGCTCTATTGGACGACGAACAGGGGTTGGCTGCCAACCTCATCGGACGCGCTGGTGGCGCGCCTGAACGTGTGCGCGAAGCGCTGGATGCGGCGATGGCCAAGCTGCCTGTCGTCACCGGCGACGGCGCGCAGATCTACATGGACAAGCAACTCGCCAAGGTGCTGGACGAGGCCGAGAAGGTCGCGACCAAGGCCGGCGACAGTTTCGTTCCGGTGGAGCGTATCCTGACCGCGTTGGCGATGGTCAAATCCGGCGCCAAGGATGCGCTGGACAAGGGCAACGTGAACGCCCAGGCGCTGAACGCGGCGATCAACGATCTGCGCAAGGGCCGTTCGGCTGACAGTGCGTCGGCGGAAGACAACTACGATGCCCTGAAGAAATACGCTCGCGACCTGACCGAGGCGGCGCGTGAGGGCAAGATCGACCCGATCATCGGCCGCGACGAGGAAATTCGCCGCGCCATGCAGGTTCTGTCGCGTCGGACCAAGAACAACCCGGTCCTGATCGGTGATCCGGGCGTCGGCAAGACCGCGATCGCGGAGGGCCTCGCCCTGCGGATCATCAACGGTGACGTGCCTGAAAGCCTGCGCAACAAGACGCTGATGTCGCTCGACATGGGGGCCTTGATCGCTGGTGCAAAGTATCGCGGTGAGTTCGAGGAGCGTCTGAAGGCGGTTCTGAACGAGATCGCCGATGCGGCGGGTGAGATCATCCTCTTCATCGACGAGATGCATACCCTCGTGGGGGCCGGCAAGGGCGACGGCGCCATGGACGCAGCCAACCTGATCAAGCCGGCGCTGGCGCGGGGCGAATTGCACTGCGTGGGTGCCACGACGCTGGATGAGTACCGCAAGTACGTCGAGAAGGATGCGGCGCTGGCCCGCCGGTTCCAACCGCTCGTGGTGGAAGAGCCGACGGAAGAGGATACCGTGTCGATCCTGCGCGGCATCAAGGAGAAGTACGAATTGCACCACGGTGTGCGCATCTCCGATGCAGCCCTCGTCGCGGCGGCAACCCTGTCGCACCGCTACATCACCGACCGCTTCCTGCCGGACAAGGCCATCGACCTGATGGACGAGGCGGCAAGCCGTCTGCGGATGGAAGTGGACAGCAAGCCCGAGGAGCTCGACGCACTGGATCGCCAGATCCTGCAGATGCAGATCGAGGCGGAAGCCCTGAAGCAGGAAAGCGACGCGGCCTCCAAGGATCGGCTCGAAGCGCTGGAAAAGGATCTCGGCGAATTGCAGGAGCAATCGGCGGAGATGACGGCCAAGTGGCAGGCCGAGCGGGACAAGCTGGAATCGGCGCGTTCGATCAAGGAGCGTCTCGATCATGCCCGTGCCGAACTGGACCAGGCCAAGCGCAACGGCGATCTCGGCAAGGCGGGGGAGCTGTCTTACGGCGTGATCCCGCAGTTGGAGAAAGAGCTGGAAGCCGCGGAATCGCAGCCTGACGATGTCATGGTCGAGGAAGCCGTACGCCCCGAGCAGATCGCGGAAGTGGTCGCCCGTTGGACCGGTATTCCGGTGGCCAAGATGCTGGAAGGCGAGCGCGAAAAGCTGCTGCGGATGGAAGAGGAACTCGGCAAGCGGGTGATCGGCCAGACGCAGGCGGTGAGCGCGGTGTCCCGTGCCGTGCGCCGGGCGCGCGCCGGTTTGCAGGACGAGGGGCGGCCTTTGGGCAGTTTCCTGTTCCTCGGGCCGACGGGCGTGGGCAAGACCGAGTTGACCAAGGCCTTGGCCGAGTACCTCTTCGACGACGACCAGGCGATGGTTCGCATCGACATGTCGGAGTTCATGGAGAAGCATTCGGTCGCCCGCCTGATCGGTGCGCCTCCGGGCTATGTCGGCTATGACGAGGGCGGTGTCCTGACCGAAGCCGTTCGCCGCCGGCCCTACCAGGTGATCCTTTTCGACGAGGTCGAGAAGGCGCATCCGGAGGTGTTCAATGTGCTGCTGCAGGTTCTCGACGACGGTATCCTGACCGATGGCCAGGGGCGTCAGGTGGACTTCAAGCAGACGCTGATCGTGCTGACCTCGAACCTCGGCAGCCAGGCGCTGAGCCATCTGCCCGAAGGGGCCGACGCGGCGCAGGCGCAGAAAGACGTGATGGACGCGGTGCGGGCCCACTTCCGCCCCGAGTTCCTGAACCGTCTGGATGACATGATCGTCTTCGACCGCCTGACGCGGGACGATATGGACGGCATCGTGAAGATCCAGCTGGGCCGTCTGGAGCGTCGCCTTGCAGAGCGCAAGATTGAGCTTCGCCTCGATGAAGGCGCAATGACCTGGCTCGCTGACGAGGGCTATGACCCGGTCTTCGGGGCGCGTCCGCTGAAGCGGGTGATCCAGCGCACGCTGCAGGACCAACTCGCGGAGATGATCCTTGCCGGTGATGCCGAGGACGGCTCCGAGATCTCGGTCACGGCGGGGGCGGACGGCCTGATCGTGGGAGACCGCGTGGCGCCGTCGAACCGGCCGGCACCCGATGACGCTGTCGTCCACTAA
- a CDS encoding FMN-binding glutamate synthase family protein, translating to MPTMETVSIFLEAMAIAFWLVIGVAVLAIIVLYIRDRSQRRDAIRHNYPVLGRFRGLFSELGEFFRQYFFAMDREELPFNRAQREWVKHAGEGRSSTVPFGSTRNISVVGTPLFVPSAFPPMNDQFASSEPLVIGPHCDTPYMARSFFNLSGMSYGAISKPAVTALSHGCKAAGCWMNTGEGGLSPYHLEGGCDLVFQIGTAKYGVRDAEGNLDEGLLAEVAAHPEVRMFELKLAQGAKPGKGGILPAAKISEEIAQIRGLPRGVDGLSPNRHREAANVEELLDLVARIRRVTGKPVGIKTVMGDPQVFDDLFNAIKARGEESAPDFITLDGGEGGTGAAPMPLMDLVGMSIREALPILSDARARAGLKERIRIVASGKLITPGDVAWALAAGADFVNAARGFMFALGCIQALKCHKNTCPTGITTHDPRYQAGLDVGDKQVRVANYARNIVKEVETIAHSVGVSEPRLLRRSHVRLVQPDGSSLPMDQLFPS from the coding sequence ATGCCAACGATGGAGACGGTGTCGATCTTTCTGGAGGCCATGGCGATCGCGTTCTGGCTGGTGATCGGTGTCGCGGTGCTGGCGATCATCGTGCTCTATATCCGCGACCGCTCGCAGCGCCGGGATGCGATCCGGCACAATTATCCGGTGCTCGGACGCTTCCGGGGCCTGTTCAGCGAGTTGGGCGAGTTTTTCCGGCAATACTTCTTTGCAATGGATCGCGAGGAGCTGCCGTTCAACCGCGCGCAGCGCGAATGGGTGAAACACGCAGGCGAGGGACGATCCTCGACCGTGCCATTCGGCTCCACCCGGAACATCTCGGTCGTGGGGACGCCGCTGTTCGTCCCCTCTGCCTTTCCGCCGATGAACGACCAGTTCGCCAGCTCCGAGCCGCTGGTGATCGGACCCCATTGCGACACTCCATATATGGCGAGAAGTTTTTTCAACCTGTCGGGGATGTCCTACGGCGCGATTTCCAAGCCCGCGGTGACCGCGCTGTCCCATGGCTGCAAGGCGGCGGGATGCTGGATGAACACCGGCGAGGGCGGCCTGTCGCCCTACCATCTGGAAGGCGGCTGCGATCTGGTATTCCAGATCGGCACGGCGAAATACGGTGTCCGTGACGCGGAGGGCAACCTCGACGAGGGGCTGCTGGCCGAGGTCGCCGCCCATCCCGAGGTGCGGATGTTCGAGTTGAAGCTGGCCCAGGGCGCCAAGCCCGGCAAGGGCGGCATCCTGCCCGCGGCAAAGATCAGCGAAGAGATCGCGCAGATCCGGGGATTGCCGCGGGGCGTCGACGGGCTGAGCCCGAACCGGCACCGGGAAGCGGCGAACGTGGAGGAACTGCTCGACCTCGTGGCGCGCATCCGGCGGGTCACCGGCAAGCCGGTCGGCATCAAGACCGTCATGGGCGATCCGCAGGTCTTCGATGACCTGTTCAACGCGATCAAGGCGCGCGGCGAGGAGAGCGCACCGGACTTCATCACGCTGGACGGCGGCGAGGGCGGCACCGGCGCGGCGCCGATGCCGCTGATGGATCTTGTCGGCATGTCGATCCGCGAGGCGCTGCCGATCCTGTCGGACGCCCGCGCCCGGGCGGGCCTGAAAGAGCGCATCCGGATCGTGGCCAGCGGCAAGCTGATCACCCCCGGTGACGTGGCATGGGCCTTGGCGGCAGGCGCGGATTTCGTGAACGCCGCGCGGGGTTTCATGTTCGCGCTCGGCTGTATTCAGGCCCTGAAGTGCCACAAGAACACCTGCCCCACCGGGATCACCACTCACGACCCGCGCTATCAGGCCGGGCTGGATGTCGGCGACAAGCAGGTGCGGGTGGCGAATTACGCCCGCAACATCGTGAAGGAAGTCGAGACCATCGCCCATTCCGTCGGCGTCTCCGAGCCGAGGCTCCTGCGCCGGTCCCACGTGCGGCTGGTGCAGCCGGACGGGAGCAGCCTGCCGATGGACCAGCTGTTCCCAAGCTAG